The Prevotella sp. oral taxon 299 str. F0039 genome has a segment encoding these proteins:
- a CDS encoding S26 family signal peptidase, with protein sequence MINKCIRFALIFAIALLLVFIVRRWAFTLYLVSVEKGSQTTQNTELVMVNKLPLAPIQRGDKVLMHCKNRYIGQIVALPGDTITIEKQLFVVPVRPQCPCSCCVNGGYIVVKCNGKMHVVCRHDIEGRVKHLLFLNL encoded by the coding sequence ATGATAAACAAGTGCATTCGATTTGCTCTTATCTTCGCAATAGCCCTTTTATTGGTGTTTATTGTACGCAGATGGGCATTCACCCTCTATCTTGTTTCGGTTGAAAAGGGTTCTCAAACCACTCAAAATACCGAGCTTGTGATGGTGAATAAGCTACCTCTTGCCCCCATTCAGCGTGGAGATAAGGTGCTGATGCACTGCAAAAATAGATATATAGGGCAGATAGTGGCTCTTCCTGGCGATACTATTACCATCGAAAAGCAGCTCTTTGTGGTGCCAGTTCGCCCACAATGTCCATGCAGTTGTTGTGTAAATGGTGGCTATATCGTGGTGAAATGCAATGGAAAAATGCATGTTGTGTGTCGTCATGACATTGAGGGAAGGGTGAAACACCTCTTATTTCTTAACTTATGA
- a CDS encoding S26 family signal peptidase, with translation MVRREDKKLNMKMQWTKFIVVTLLYLAFLYWVKSWLGLIIVPFIYDAYISKKIRWQWWKDAEAPVRFVMSWVDALVFALVAVYFINQFFFQNYVIPSSSLEKSLLTGDYLFVSKLSYGPRIPQTPLTMPLTQHTLPLFGCKSYIDVPHWDYRRVDGLGNVKLNDIVVFNFPAGDTIMNDSRWQAADYYQEVYRLGKQIYDQTALNPVDINQLNTEQQYNFFKELYAMGRNYIANHPSEYGDITARPTDRRENYVKRCVGLPGQTLQIKNRIVYINGKANKEPENVQYTYYVKLKQTLPEELITQLGISNEDIASLNTNGYLPLTYKAAKVLASQKGLVASIRLNTDTITGDVYPLNAVTGWTRDNYGPIWIPKKGSSVELNINNIAIYERPIRVYEGNDLKVTNGKIYINGKLANKYTFKLDYYWMMGDNRHNSADSRYWGFVPEDHVVGKPIFIWFSSDPDRNGFKGIRWSRMFNMVDNIK, from the coding sequence ATGGTTAGAAGAGAAGATAAAAAATTGAATATGAAGATGCAATGGACTAAGTTTATTGTCGTTACACTGCTCTATTTGGCCTTTTTATACTGGGTTAAAAGTTGGTTAGGACTCATTATTGTGCCCTTTATCTATGATGCTTACATCTCAAAAAAGATTCGTTGGCAGTGGTGGAAGGATGCAGAAGCACCCGTAAGGTTCGTTATGAGCTGGGTAGATGCATTGGTATTTGCACTCGTTGCGGTGTATTTCATCAATCAATTCTTCTTCCAAAACTATGTCATTCCATCGTCTTCGCTCGAAAAGTCATTGCTAACAGGAGATTATCTCTTTGTAAGTAAGTTGAGTTATGGCCCTCGCATTCCTCAAACTCCATTGACAATGCCGCTCACTCAACACACTCTTCCTTTGTTTGGGTGCAAGAGTTACATCGATGTTCCACATTGGGACTATCGTCGTGTCGATGGTCTTGGAAACGTAAAGCTTAACGATATCGTTGTATTTAACTTTCCTGCGGGCGACACAATCATGAATGATTCACGCTGGCAAGCGGCAGATTACTATCAAGAAGTGTATAGGTTGGGTAAGCAAATCTATGATCAAACAGCTCTAAACCCTGTTGATATCAACCAATTAAATACCGAACAGCAATATAATTTCTTTAAGGAACTATATGCAATGGGTCGCAATTACATTGCAAATCACCCTTCAGAATATGGTGATATCACTGCTCGTCCTACTGATAGACGTGAGAATTACGTGAAGAGATGCGTGGGATTGCCTGGTCAAACATTGCAAATTAAGAACCGAATTGTATACATTAATGGTAAAGCTAACAAGGAACCAGAGAATGTTCAATATACTTATTATGTGAAATTGAAGCAAACTCTGCCCGAAGAGCTTATCACTCAGCTCGGAATATCTAACGAAGATATTGCTTCTCTCAACACAAATGGATATCTTCCACTTACCTATAAGGCCGCAAAGGTATTGGCTTCGCAAAAAGGTTTGGTTGCAAGTATTCGCTTAAACACTGATACTATCACTGGAGATGTTTATCCTTTGAATGCAGTTACAGGCTGGACACGAGACAACTATGGTCCTATTTGGATTCCAAAGAAAGGTTCTAGCGTTGAATTGAATATCAATAACATCGCAATATACGAGCGTCCGATTCGTGTTTATGAAGGAAACGACTTGAAAGTAACCAACGGAAAGATTTATATCAATGGTAAATTGGCTAATAAATACACCTTTAAGTTAGACTATTATTGGATGATGGGCGACAATAGACATAACTCTGCAGACTCTCGTTACTGGGGTTTTGTGCCCGAAGATCACGTTGTTGGTAAGCCAATATTTATTTGGTTCTCATCTGATCCCGATAGAAATGGATTTAAAGGAATACGTTGGAGTCGTATGTTTAACATGGTAGACAACATTAAATAA
- the dapB gene encoding 4-hydroxy-tetrahydrodipicolinate reductase, with amino-acid sequence MNIALIGYGKMGHMIEDVALQRGHQVVCKIDVDNQNDFDSEAFAKADVAIEFTSPSTAYNNVRKAFEHNVKVVSGSTGWFEEHRDELATLCKNEGKTLFWASNFSVGVAIFAALNKRLAQLMNGFPQYDCVIEETHHVHKKDAPSGTAITLANEMVKQLDRKKQWKKGLLITEEGVTEPDCTFTTSDLPIDSIRLGEENGTHTIAYDSEEDSITITHSAHSRKGFALGAVLAAEYTQQNTGLLGINNLFNF; translated from the coding sequence ATGAACATAGCATTAATTGGGTATGGAAAGATGGGACACATGATAGAAGATGTGGCTCTGCAACGTGGACATCAAGTAGTTTGCAAGATAGATGTCGACAATCAAAACGATTTTGATAGCGAAGCATTTGCCAAAGCAGATGTAGCAATAGAGTTTACATCGCCCTCTACAGCCTATAATAATGTGAGAAAGGCATTCGAACACAATGTAAAAGTGGTGTCGGGAAGCACTGGTTGGTTCGAAGAACATAGAGATGAATTGGCAACTCTATGCAAAAATGAAGGTAAAACCTTGTTTTGGGCATCTAATTTCTCGGTTGGTGTGGCAATATTTGCAGCCCTTAACAAACGTTTAGCACAACTAATGAACGGCTTTCCACAATACGATTGCGTGATAGAAGAAACACATCACGTTCATAAAAAAGATGCTCCTTCGGGCACAGCCATCACTCTTGCCAACGAAATGGTGAAGCAATTAGATCGTAAAAAGCAATGGAAAAAGGGCTTGTTGATCACCGAAGAGGGTGTAACAGAGCCTGATTGCACCTTCACAACAAGCGATTTGCCCATCGATAGTATTCGTTTAGGCGAAGAAAATGGTACACACACCATTGCTTATGATAGCGAAGAAGATTCGATTACCATCACTCACAGTGCTCATTCTCGTAAAGGATTTGCACTTGGAGCGGTGCTTGCAGCCGAATATACTCAACAAAATACAGGTTTATTGGGCATCAACAATCTTTTTAATTTTTAG
- a CDS encoding murein hydrolase activator EnvC translates to MKKQLLSLLLVVFTMSLSAQTRRKATNSRHTTTPKVTTNNKQRTITPKHSATKKTTSKSKATSYSTPAIKGLQAERNQIQQKIRQQEKALRANQADVKKRLQDLLVLNTQIDERQKNIEGIQQDIHGIDNNIGILTVQLQNLQSQLNQHKEKYIKSLRYSAKHHNIQENMMFIFSAESLTQLYRRMRFVKEYAAYQKAQGDIIKLKQQQIGEKNQQLNVVKGQKNTLLYKGKQEKKALEGQQGEQKKVVASLQQQQKTIQSVIAEQRQKDAELNKKIDALIAEEVAKARARAAEETKRRAEAAAEAKRKAEELARKKAAAEAAARENAKRIAEAKAREEHLKAEARAAERAEDMAKRKQAEQLAREAEAARVATERKAQAEEERNQRDISNAKKSVEDAQRMNSVDRMLSGGFEANKGRLPIPITGSYKIVSHFGQYNVEGLKNVTLDNKGINILGNAGCQARAIYDGEVSAVFGFSGSMVVMVRHGAYISVYCNLRSVNVSKGQKVSTRQTLGAVGSDNILQFQLRRETAKLNPEAWLGR, encoded by the coding sequence ATGAAAAAACAACTATTATCACTTCTTCTGGTTGTATTTACAATGAGTTTATCGGCGCAAACACGTCGAAAAGCAACCAATTCACGTCATACAACCACCCCAAAAGTGACCACAAACAATAAGCAACGTACTATAACACCTAAACACTCTGCTACAAAGAAAACTACATCTAAAAGCAAGGCAACTAGCTATTCAACCCCAGCCATTAAGGGATTGCAGGCAGAACGCAATCAAATTCAACAAAAAATAAGGCAACAAGAGAAAGCATTACGTGCCAATCAAGCCGATGTAAAGAAGAGATTGCAAGACCTTTTAGTGCTTAATACACAGATAGACGAACGCCAAAAGAACATAGAAGGCATACAACAAGATATCCATGGCATTGATAATAACATTGGAATCTTAACAGTTCAGCTCCAAAACCTACAGAGTCAGCTCAATCAACATAAAGAAAAGTATATCAAATCGCTACGATATTCTGCCAAACATCATAACATTCAAGAAAATATGATGTTCATTTTCAGTGCCGAAAGCTTGACACAGCTCTACAGAAGAATGCGTTTTGTGAAAGAATATGCAGCCTATCAAAAGGCGCAAGGCGACATTATCAAGTTGAAACAACAGCAAATTGGCGAGAAAAATCAGCAGTTGAATGTCGTGAAAGGACAAAAAAATACCCTACTTTATAAGGGAAAACAAGAAAAAAAGGCGTTAGAAGGACAGCAAGGAGAACAAAAGAAAGTGGTAGCCTCATTGCAACAGCAACAAAAAACCATTCAAAGCGTCATTGCAGAGCAACGTCAAAAAGACGCAGAACTCAATAAAAAGATAGATGCTCTCATTGCAGAAGAAGTGGCAAAAGCCCGTGCTCGTGCTGCAGAAGAGACCAAACGACGTGCCGAAGCGGCTGCCGAAGCAAAGCGAAAGGCTGAAGAATTGGCTCGAAAAAAGGCGGCTGCTGAAGCTGCTGCACGTGAGAATGCAAAACGAATTGCCGAGGCAAAGGCTCGAGAAGAGCACTTAAAAGCTGAAGCAAGAGCTGCAGAAAGAGCCGAAGATATGGCAAAACGCAAGCAAGCAGAGCAACTTGCACGTGAAGCAGAGGCTGCTCGTGTTGCCACAGAACGTAAAGCTCAGGCAGAAGAAGAGCGCAATCAACGAGACATTTCGAATGCAAAAAAGAGCGTAGAAGATGCCCAACGCATGAATAGTGTAGACAGAATGTTGAGCGGAGGCTTTGAAGCTAACAAGGGAAGACTACCTATTCCTATCACAGGTAGCTACAAAATTGTGAGTCATTTTGGTCAATATAATGTAGAAGGACTAAAGAATGTAACCCTAGATAATAAGGGAATAAACATCTTAGGCAATGCAGGTTGTCAAGCAAGAGCCATCTATGATGGTGAAGTGAGTGCAGTGTTTGGATTCAGTGGCTCAATGGTTGTGATGGTTCGACATGGTGCTTACATTTCAGTTTATTGTAACTTGCGTTCAGTAAACGTATCGAAAGGACAGAAAGTGTCTACTCGTCAAACGCTCGGAGCAGTGGGTTCAGATAATATTTTGCAGTTCCAACTACGTCGAGAAACAGCTAAATTGAATCCTGAAGCATGGCTCGGACGCTAA
- a CDS encoding DUF4292 domain-containing protein codes for MNRKRKVKTMKGINNKQRKQLQLKAITMFFAVLLLSACGAKKQLVKDNNKVVAMNNTTTAPQVAKKENSEALLKLAFIQKVADTKVFNDNITGSMSFSLNAGNKSINLPGSIKMRKNKVIRLQLFIPLLGTEVGRLEFTPDYVLVVDRLHREYIKGDYSQIDFLKTNGLNFYSLQSLFWNQLLLPGQNNVTESDLKKYDVKLAADNASQNIITFSKDKFKYEWKADKTDGRISDVAVQYNSADHGISLLTWKYNNFKSVGVKSFPAEQEFQLSTNAMQKQKQATIKISMNEVKTDSDWEERTTLSDRYKKIEAQDVLGKIMSAGF; via the coding sequence ATGAATAGAAAAAGAAAGGTAAAGACTATGAAAGGAATAAACAATAAACAACGCAAACAACTGCAATTGAAAGCAATTACGATGTTCTTCGCAGTGTTGTTGCTTAGTGCTTGTGGCGCAAAAAAGCAGCTTGTGAAAGACAATAATAAGGTGGTTGCTATGAATAACACCACAACAGCACCTCAAGTAGCAAAGAAAGAGAATAGCGAAGCATTGCTAAAACTTGCCTTTATACAAAAAGTTGCCGACACAAAGGTGTTTAATGACAACATAACAGGATCGATGTCATTTTCATTAAACGCAGGAAATAAGTCTATAAACCTACCTGGTTCAATCAAAATGCGCAAGAATAAGGTTATTCGTTTGCAACTATTTATTCCTCTATTAGGTACCGAAGTGGGTCGATTAGAGTTCACTCCCGACTACGTTCTCGTTGTAGATCGCTTGCATAGAGAATACATTAAGGGCGATTACTCACAGATAGACTTCCTTAAAACCAATGGATTAAATTTTTATAGTCTGCAGTCTTTGTTCTGGAACCAATTGCTTTTGCCAGGTCAAAACAATGTAACAGAAAGCGACTTAAAGAAATATGACGTGAAATTAGCAGCCGATAACGCATCTCAAAACATCATTACTTTCTCGAAAGACAAGTTCAAATACGAGTGGAAAGCCGATAAAACAGATGGCAGAATAAGTGATGTTGCAGTGCAATACAATAGTGCCGACCACGGAATATCATTGCTAACATGGAAATATAACAACTTTAAAAGCGTGGGAGTAAAGTCATTTCCAGCTGAACAAGAATTCCAGTTAAGCACCAATGCCATGCAAAAACAAAAGCAGGCAACCATCAAAATATCAATGAATGAAGTAAAAACCGACAGCGACTGGGAAGAAAGAACAACCCTATCAGATAGATATAAAAAGATAGAAGCACAAGATGTGTTAGGTAAAATCATGTCGGCAGGCTTCTAA
- a CDS encoding tetratricopeptide repeat protein, with protein sequence MKKKNTGLKTLIALVVLLAICAIEVNAQDKKTLKSEAVDPNSLLTENEKNSNFYFLDAVRYHLKAQNDSALVALSKAIELDRKNENALFYRARINAESGKDSLALIDCVKAVELNPNNRDYKDLLGYCYLKQEKFDKAIPLYEEMVRNDKSNTQTLNLLLYMYRQERRYDDVLHILTELENINGKSEEYMLAKVQVYEMQGKKKEAYNVLKKYAEENKGTIDSQLMVANWLMNKNRKSDAFAIFSKLLKNYPEDPGVLESVYDYYVATNNAIKAQEVQNNILLNPHTPYETKENIFKRLILESEKNKVDSTVILNLLDKVIAVNPKDVQVMELKVGYMIVKKMPQDSINILLTRILTLSSGRDNVRFELIKDAWNHQKWDDVIQLSKEGVEKSPSFLAFYYFLGLSYIQKDQSKEALQTLLKAVEQVNNESDPNVVADFYSIIGDLYEKQENRDKAFEAYEKCLEWNPNHINTLNNYAYFLSEKGQDLDKAASMSLKTVLAEPKNSTYLDTYAWILFMQKRYPEALEYIEKAVANESQESITAVVLEHAGDISFMANDAQKALEYWQKALAKDGNNKLLQQKIKEKKYIKE encoded by the coding sequence ATGAAAAAGAAAAACACTGGCTTAAAAACTCTTATTGCATTGGTTGTGCTTCTAGCAATCTGTGCTATTGAAGTGAATGCACAAGACAAAAAGACCTTAAAGAGTGAGGCTGTAGATCCCAATTCGCTATTGACCGAAAACGAAAAGAATAGTAACTTTTACTTTCTTGATGCCGTTCGATATCATCTTAAAGCACAAAACGACTCGGCACTTGTGGCACTTAGCAAGGCAATAGAGTTGGATAGAAAAAACGAAAACGCTCTTTTCTATCGTGCAAGAATCAACGCAGAGAGCGGAAAAGATAGTCTTGCACTCATCGATTGCGTTAAGGCTGTCGAACTAAATCCCAACAATCGTGATTATAAAGACCTGTTAGGCTATTGCTATCTCAAACAAGAAAAATTCGATAAAGCCATTCCTTTATACGAAGAAATGGTGAGAAACGACAAAAGCAACACGCAAACACTCAACCTATTGCTCTATATGTATCGTCAAGAAAGACGTTACGATGATGTCTTGCACATATTAACTGAACTCGAAAATATTAACGGAAAGAGCGAAGAATACATGCTTGCAAAGGTTCAGGTATATGAGATGCAGGGCAAAAAGAAAGAGGCTTACAATGTATTAAAGAAGTATGCCGAAGAGAATAAGGGCACTATAGATAGTCAATTGATGGTTGCCAACTGGTTAATGAACAAAAATCGCAAGAGTGATGCCTTTGCTATTTTTTCAAAGTTGTTGAAGAATTATCCAGAAGATCCAGGCGTGTTAGAATCGGTTTACGACTATTATGTGGCAACAAACAATGCTATTAAGGCGCAAGAAGTGCAAAATAACATTCTTCTAAACCCTCATACACCTTATGAAACCAAAGAGAATATCTTTAAACGCCTTATTCTTGAAAGCGAAAAGAATAAAGTAGACAGCACAGTGATACTGAACTTGCTTGATAAGGTGATTGCCGTTAATCCTAAAGACGTTCAAGTGATGGAGCTAAAAGTAGGTTACATGATTGTAAAAAAAATGCCTCAAGACAGTATCAATATTCTTTTAACTCGTATATTAACGCTTAGTTCTGGTAGAGACAATGTGCGTTTTGAACTGATTAAAGATGCTTGGAATCATCAAAAGTGGGATGATGTGATACAATTATCAAAAGAAGGGGTAGAGAAATCACCTAGTTTCTTAGCTTTTTATTATTTTCTTGGTTTATCATACATACAGAAAGACCAGTCGAAAGAGGCACTTCAAACACTTTTAAAAGCTGTAGAACAGGTGAATAACGAAAGTGATCCAAATGTAGTTGCAGACTTCTATTCTATCATTGGCGACCTCTATGAAAAGCAAGAGAATAGAGACAAGGCGTTCGAAGCATACGAAAAGTGTCTTGAATGGAACCCTAATCACATCAATACATTGAACAATTATGCTTATTTCTTAAGCGAAAAGGGTCAGGATTTGGATAAAGCTGCATCGATGAGTCTAAAGACTGTATTGGCAGAACCAAAGAATTCGACTTACTTAGACACCTATGCTTGGATCTTATTTATGCAGAAACGCTATCCAGAAGCATTGGAATATATTGAAAAAGCTGTTGCAAATGAGTCACAAGAGAGTATTACTGCGGTGGTATTAGAGCATGCAGGAGATATCTCTTTCATGGCTAATGATGCGCAAAAAGCCCTTGAATATTGGCAAAAGGCATTGGCAAAAGATGGCAATAACAAGCTACTTCAGCAAAAAATTAAAGAAAAGAAATATATAAAAGAATAA
- the dut gene encoding dUTP diphosphatase, which translates to MATEIQIINKSKHALPQYATKLSAGMDLRANINEPIVLRPFERTLVPTGLFMALPAGVEAQVRPRSGLALKHGITVLNTPGTIDADYRGELMVLLVNFSQEEFVINDGERIAQMVIAQHCTAEFTLVEELDSTERGSGGYGHTGVK; encoded by the coding sequence ATGGCAACAGAAATACAAATCATCAACAAAAGTAAGCATGCCCTTCCACAATATGCCACCAAACTAAGTGCAGGAATGGATCTAAGAGCCAACATCAACGAACCCATTGTATTGCGTCCGTTCGAAAGAACCCTTGTTCCTACAGGCTTATTTATGGCACTTCCTGCAGGAGTTGAGGCGCAAGTGCGCCCAAGAAGTGGCTTAGCTTTGAAGCATGGAATAACCGTTTTAAATACACCAGGAACCATTGATGCCGATTATAGAGGCGAGTTGATGGTGCTGTTGGTAAACTTTTCGCAGGAAGAGTTTGTTATTAACGATGGCGAACGCATTGCTCAAATGGTGATTGCACAACACTGCACAGCCGAATTTACATTAGTTGAAGAACTCGATAGTACCGAGCGTGGTAGCGGAGGATATGGACATACTGGTGTGAAATAG